The following proteins are encoded in a genomic region of Apteryx mantelli isolate bAptMan1 chromosome 37, bAptMan1.hap1, whole genome shotgun sequence:
- the SART1 gene encoding LOW QUALITY PROTEIN: U4/U6.U5 tri-snRNP-associated protein 1 (The sequence of the model RefSeq protein was modified relative to this genomic sequence to represent the inferred CDS: inserted 1 base in 1 codon; deleted 2 bases in 2 codons) yields MGSSKKHRERGGAEAGAEEAPAAAAPSDSGGCGGGKRRRRREQQQQRGGAAPRAPQAPAPRRRAARQTQPLRGERGSGGGGGGGGGSSRRGGNEEPGRGGGGGGHGRGGAESDAGRRGKRERRDERDEPAAASKAAAGESSLSVEETNKLRAKLGLKPLEVSAVKKEAGTKEDPVAADVVNPLVQRQREEIREKLAAAKEKRLLNQKLGKVKTLGEDDPWLDDAAAWIERSRKLQQEKELAEKRAKLLEEMDQEFGVSTLVEEEFMRRKRELYSARDLQGLAVEHAVEAFREGETVVLTLKDKGVLEEAEDVLVNAALAEAEAARRGLELRRRKPGYDPCEEPAGPPRRAAAAVRGGAGGRPPPPHELLPQYAEALGAARSPTALRLPPRRGGPGAGPAPARPPAPPPLGAPQSLALPPPRLAPDFLGPHEQAVAFRKTRRRVRRLRRKEKPLRADDLLPLAPGDTRGDFGSRSRGRGRRGPKEAEEEEEPAPPPAAPPSDDTRVESMDISSDDEPPPGSPAALEEDEAEQELQKQLEKSRRLRQLQQLREAGGEQVLELVQRRRGGGGGGGGGRGDARAGAIVFNATSEFCRTLGEIPTYGLAGNREEQEELMDFEREERRSPAGAPDSDGXENVGWSTVNLAEERQQQDFSASSTTILDEEPIVNRGLAAALLLCQNKGLLETTVQKVARVKAPNKSLPSAVYCIEDKMAIDDKYSRREEYRGFTQDFKEKEGYRPDVKIEYVDETGRKLTPKEAFRQLSHRFHGKGSGKMKTERRMKKLDEEALLKKMSSSDTPLGTVALLQEKQKAQKTPYIVLSGSGKSMNANTITK; encoded by the exons atgGGCTCCTCCAAGAAGCaccgggagcgcggcggggccgaggccggcgCTGAGGAGGCCCCGGCTGCGGCGGCCCCCAGCGacagcggcggctgcggcggggggaagcggcggcggcggcgggagcagcagcagcagcgcggcggggcggccccgcgagCACCGCAAGCACCGGCaccgcggcggcgagcggcgcggcAAACGCAGCCGCTCCGGGGCgagcgcggcagcggcggcggcggtggcggcggcggcggctcgtcGCGGCGCGGCGGGAACGAGGAGCccggacgcggcggcggcggcggcggccatggcCGAGGCGGAGCCGAGTCCgacgcggggcggcggggcaagAGGGAGCGGCGGGACGAGCGGGACGAGCccg ccgccgcCTCTAAGGCCGCTGCAGGCGAGTCGTCGCTCAGCGTCGAGGAGACCAA CAAACTCCGCGCCAAGCTGGGCCTGAAGCCGCTGGAAGTCTCGGCCGTGAAGAAAG aagCCGGCACCAAGGAGGACCCGGTGGCGGCCGACGTCGTCAACCCGCTGGTGCAGCGGCAGCGGGAGGAGATCCGCGAGAAGCTGGCGGCCGCCAAGGAGAAGCGGCTGCTCAACCAGAAACTGGG CAAGGTGAAGACGCTGGGCGAGGACGACCCTTGGCTGGACGACGCGGCCGCCTGGATCGAGCGCAGCCGCAAGCTGCAGCAGGAGAAGGAGCTGGCGGAGAAGAgg GCCAAGCTGCTGGAGGAGATGGACCAGGAGTTTGGCGTCAGcaccttggtggaggaggagttcatgaggaggaagagg GAGCTGTACAGCGCGCGGGACCTGCAGGGCCTGGCGGTGGAGCACGCGGTGGAGGCCTTCCGCGAGGGCGAGACCGTGGTGCTGACGCTCAAGGACAAGG GGGTGCTGGAGGAGGCCGAGGACGTGCTGGTGAACGCGGCGCTGGCCGAGGCGGAGGCGGCGCGTCGGGGCCTGGAGCTGCGGCGCCGCAAGCCGGGCTACGACCCCTGCGAGGAGcccgccggccccccccgcc gagctgctgccgcAGTACGCGGAGGCGCtgggggccgcccgccccccccccac gagctgctgccgcAGTACGCGGAGGCGCTGGGGGCCGCCCGCTCCCCCACGGCTCTCCGGCTGCCCccccggcggggggggcccggcgctggccccgcccccgcccggcctcccgcccccccccccctcggggcgCCGCAGAGCctggcgctgccccccccccgcctggcCCCCGACTTCCTCGGCCCCCACGAGCAG GCCGTGGCCTTCCGGAAGACGCGGCGCCGCGTGCGACGGCTCCGGCGCAAGGAGAAACCGCTGCGGGCGGACGATCTGCTGCCGCTGGCGCCGGGCGACACGCGCGGAGACTTCGGCTCCag GTcgcggggccgaggccggcggGGGCCCAAGgaggccgaggaggaggaggag ccggcccccccccccgccgcccccccttCCGACGACACCCGCGTCGAGAGCATGGACATCAGCAGCGACG acGAGCCCCCCCCCGGCTCGCCGGCGGCGCTGGAGGAGGACGAGGCCGAgcaggagctgcagaagcagctggaaaAGAGCCGGCGCCTGCGgcaactgcagcagctgcgcGAGGCCGGCGGCGAGCAG gTGCTGGAGCTGgtgcagcggcggcggggggggggcggcggcggcggggggggccggggc gacGCCCGCGCCGGCGCCATCGTCTTCAACGCCACCTCCGAGTTCTGCCGCACCCTGGGCGAGATCCCGACCTACGGCCTGGCCGGCAACcgcgaggagcaggaggagctcatgg ACTTCGAGCGGGAGGAGCGGCGCTCGCCCGCCGGCGCCCCCGATTCCGACG AGGAGAACGTGGGCTGGAGCACCGTCAACCTGGCCGAGGAGCGGCAGCAGCAGGAC TTCTCGGCGTCCTCCACCACCATCCTGGACGAGGAGCCCATCGTCAACCGGGGCCTGGCCGCGGCCCTGCTGCTCTGCCAGAACAAAG ggctgctggAGACGACGGTGCAGAAGGTGGCTCGGGTGAAGGCGCCCAACAAGTCGCTGCCCTCGGCCGTCTACTGCATCGAGGATAAGAT GGCCATCGATGACAAGTACAGCCGGCGGGAGGAGTACCGCGGCTTCACGCAGGACTTCAAGGAGAAGGAAGGCTACCGGCCCGACGTCAAGATCGAGTACGTGGACGAGACC GGCCGCAAGCTGACGCCCAAGGAG GCCTTCCGCCAGCTCTCGCACCGCTTCCACGGCAAAGGCTCCGGGAAGATGAAGACGGAGCGCAGGATGAAGAAGCTGGACGAGGAGGCG CTGCTGAAGAAGATGAGCTCGAGCGACACCCCGCTGGGCACCGTGGCGCTGCTGCAGGAGAAGCAGAAGGCCCAGAAGACGCCCTACATCGTCCTCAGCGGCAGCGGCAAGAGCATGAACGC